One Podarcis raffonei isolate rPodRaf1 chromosome 18, rPodRaf1.pri, whole genome shotgun sequence genomic window carries:
- the SMIM7 gene encoding small integral membrane protein 7: MLGDLLLFGTLLVNAGAVLNFRLKKRESQGFGEEVREPTTGDNIREFLLSLRYFRIFIALWNIFMMFCMIVLFGS, from the exons ATGCTGGGCGATTTGCTGCTCTTCGG GACACTGTTGGTCAACGCAGGAGCAGTGTTAAACTTCAGGCT gaagaagagagagagccAGGGCTTTGGTGAAGAAGTGAGGGAACCCACAACAG GTGATAACATCAGGGAGTTTCTGCTGAGCCTGAGATACTTCCGGATTTTCATCGCCCTGTGGAATATCTTCATGATGTTCTGTATGATTGT GTTATTTGGATCTTAA
- the TMEM38A gene encoding trimeric intracellular cation channel type A, translating to MDLVGALDVGDLAAAFARLPVFPVFDLGYFVVSILYLKYEKGAVELSRQSPFASWVCAMLYCFGSYILADLLLGEAPVDYFSNNASVLLATAVWYLTFYCPLNIFYKCVSFLPVKLVFVAMKEVVRVRKIAAGVHHAHHAYHNGWLIMVIVGFVKGSGVALMSNFEQLLRGIWKPETNELLHMTFPSKASLYGAVLFTLQQAHWLPVSKATLIFFFTLFMIVCKVFMTATHSHGSPFAPFEGVACPILFGSVPSGHHDDHHHGGGGHEMPSPQPPQLPAKLREELNEGTRKRKAKKAE from the exons atggaCCTGGTGGGGGCCCTAGACGTGGGCGACCTGGCCGCCGCCTTCGCCCGCCTGCCCGTCTTCCCCGTCTTCGACCTGGGCTACTTCGTCGTCTCCATCCTCTACCTCAAATATGAGAAAG gTGCCGTGGAACTGTCCCGCCAGAGCCCCTTCGCTTCCTGGGTCTGCGCCATGCTCTACTGTTTCGGCAGCTACATCCTGGCCGACCTGCTCCTGGGAGAGGCCCCCGTCGACTACTTCAGCAACAACGCCAGCGTCCTCCTGGCCACGGCCGTCTG GTACTTGACTTTCTACTGCCCTCTGAACATCTTCTACAAGTGCGTCAGCTTCCTGCCGGTCAAGCTGGTCTTCGTGGCGATGAAGGAGGTGGTCAGGGTCCGCAAGATCGCTGCCGGCGTCCACCACGCTCACCACGCGTACCACAACGGCTGGCTCATCATGGTCATCGTCGGGTTCGTCAAAG gATCTGGAGTCGCTCTCATGTCCAACTTTGAGCAGCTCCTGCGAGGCATCTGGAAACCGGAAACAAATGAGCTGTTGCACATGACCTT CCCTTCCAAAGCCAGCTTATACGGGGCGGTGCTTTTCACTCTGCAACAAGCTCACTGGCTTCCTGTCTCCAAAGCCACCCTGATATTTTTCTTCACCCTCTTCATGATCGTCTGCAAG gtcttcATGACGGCAACCCACTCCCACGGCTCCCCCTTCGCCCCCTTCGAAGGGGTCGCCTGCCCCATCCTTTTCGGCTCCGTCCCCTCCGGCCACCACGACGACCACCACCACGGCGGAGGGGGCCACGAAATGCCCTCTCCGCAGCCCCCCCAGCTGCCGGCCAAGTTGCGGGAGGAGCTGAACGAGGGGACGAGGAAGAGGAAGGCCAAGAAGGCTGAGTGA